The DNA segment CCGACCCGGCGGTCTGGAGTTGACCGAGCGCCTGCTGAGCGACCTGCAAATAGAGGCGAACGATCGAGTCGTCGAATTCGCCCCGGGCCTGGGGGTGACCGCTCGCCTGACGCTGGCGCGTCAGCCGGCCTCCTATACGGCGGTCGAGCGAGACGCGAACGCCGCGGATGAAGTCCGTCGCTACCTTTCCGGATCCCAGCAGAAGTGCATCGTGGCCAGCGCCGAAGAAACGGGTCTGCCTGGCGCGTCGGCGAGCGTAGTCTACGGCGAAGCCATGTTGTCGATGCAACCGGCGAGCACCAAGTCGCGCATCGTGGCGGAAGCGGCACGGCTTCTCGCTCCAGGTGGCAGGTATGGCATTCATGAACTGTGTCTGGTCCCCGATGAAGTTGATCCTCAGATCGCAGATGCGATCGCACGGGAACTGTCGGGAGAGATTCACGTCGGCGTTCGCCCGCTCAGGCTTAAAGAATGGCGGGAACTGCTCGGCGCCGCTGGCTTAAGCGTCGTTAGCGAGCATCGCGCGCCCATGCATCTCCTGGAGCCGGCCCGCCTCGTCAAAGACGAGGGCCTGCTGCGCGCCGCCCGTTTTGTGTGGAATGTTGCCTGGCACGCCGAAGCACGGCGACGCGTTCTGGCAATGCGAAAGGTCTTTCGCCGCTATCGCGATCACCTCTGTGCGGTCGCGCTGGTCGCCACGAAACCTTAGGAAGTCAAAGATGACTCTTCCCTATACGCTGATTCAGGATGTCGCTCACCACGCGGCGCCCCCCGAGAACGGCACGCTCAGCACGACCCTGCATCAGGACGAGCGATTGAAGACGGTGCTCTTCCATTTCAGTGCCGGACAGGAGCTTTCCGAACACACCGCTTCGACACCGGCCGTGATGCATTTCCTGGCAGGCGAAGCCGAAGTGACGCTTGGGCCGGACCCGATCACCGCCCAAGCGGGTACCTGGATTCATATGCCCGCGCAACTCCCACACAGTATCCGCGCAACCACTCCAGTGACCATGCTGCTTCTGCTCTTGAAACAGCCGGGCCATCCCTGATCGGGGCACAAGGAATCGTGGCGCAGATAGCAATCACCCTCCACCCGAGAACAAGGGATCCCCAATGAGCGGTGAGCCGTCAGACCAGCAGCTCCCTTTCGATCGGGTGGTCGCCAGTTATCATCGGGCTCGCGAGTCCGGAGAACTGTTCGACACGTTCTACTGTCTCTTCCTGGCCAAGGCGGCGGAGATTCCACCCATGTTTGCGCACACCGACTTTCCGCACCAGAAGCTGATGCTGCGAGAATCGCTGCTGGAAATGTTGATGTACTCGCACACCGGCGCGGGCCGAGAAGAAATCGAACGTCTGGCCGAGCGGCACCGGCTTCTGAATGTACAACCGAGACATTATGAACTCTGGCTGGACGCGCTGTGCGAAGCGCTCGCTCAGCACGACCCAAGATTCAACGCGGAACTCGCGCAAGTCTGGCGTGACGCGATGCGAAGTGGGATCAGCCTGATGGCGAGCTGAGTCCACTTCCACTCCGGACTGATGCTCGTTTGTCTCCGTGCTCTGGTGCCCGGTGTTGCCTGGAAGATGGACTCTTCAATTTCAGCTTCTGGACCCTGAACTTGGGGCTGTCTGCGATGTGCGTGTTCAGCCTGCTACCAGTTGAATTGATGCAGACGTGGGCGTCAGTTGAGGACGGGTATTGGTACACCCGCAGTAGTGAGTTCATGCAGACCGATCTGATGCAGACGCTGCGATGGCTGCGCGTGCCGGGAGACACGATCTTCTGTAGGGGCCGTCGCTTTGGTAATCTTCGTTACCGACCTTGAATTAGGACGTTCTTTCCGGAGGACCCACCGATGGCCATTCCCCATGCCAGGCCCGGCGAAGTTATCGACGTGCGTCCCTTGGGCCCCGGGCTCACGAATGCCCAGACGCATACGCTGATCAAGACCGACACGCTCGAAGTCATTCGGATCGTGATGGCTGCCGGCAAGACTCTGCCCTCGCATGCCGTGGCCGGAGAAATCACGGTTCAGTGCCTTGAAGGGCGGGTGGAATTCTATATCGACGAAACGAAGCGCGAGCTGACGGCGGGATCGATGCTTTACTTGCCAGGTTCGAGCACGCATCGGCTGCACGCCCTGGAGGACTCTTCGGTCCTGGTCACGATTCTGTTGTAAGCGAAGCGTTCCGGCCATTAACGCGTTCGATCGCGTGTTGGCCGGCGGTTCAGGCGGCTCATGATGCAAAACGGCGTTCCCCATCTAACACAACGGCACTTTGAAGTGCGGATTCTCCGACAGGATCGGCCGCAAGAGTCAAGTTACTGGGAGCGGTTCCGGCTACCTCACGAACCGGGCCTCAACGTCACCAGCGTCTTGCAACAGATCGCGGCCCACCCGGTTACTGCGGACGGGCGATCGGTGGCCCCGATCGCTTACGATGCCAACTGTCTCGAAGAGGTATGCGGCTCATGCACGATGCTTATCAATGGTCGCGTCCGCCAGGCTTGTTCGGCGCTGGTGGATCGACTCCTCGCCGCTGACTCGGACCAGATCGAGTTGCGTCCAATGTCCAAGTTTCCCGTGATCAGGGACCTGGTCGTGGCGCGCGGAAGATTGTTTCGTGCCCTGGAAAAACTGCATTGTTGGGTCGAGGTCGACGGCTATTTCGATCGTGGCCCGGGACCTCGCCAGTCGCCGCTGGATCAGCAGCAGGCGTATCCGCTGAGCACGTGCATGAGCTGTGGCTGCTGCCTGGATGCCTGCCCGCAATACAGGAAGATTGAGCTCACGAGGCGAACCGGGGAATCGGCCGACGAGTTTTCTGCCCGCGAGCGGACGGAGTTCGATCTGAACTTCATCGGTGCGCACGCCAACAGCCAGGTGGTGTTGATGAACGCTCATCCGACGGGTCGCATGACCGCATCACAACGTCTGGACGCCCTGATCGCTCCGGGAGGAATTCAGAATTGCGGCAAGGCCGGCAACTGTCAGGCCGTCTGCCCCAAAGAGATCCCCCTGATGACCTCGTGGGGACGCGCAGGCCGCGCGGCGACCCTGCACGGCCTCAAGAAACTTTTGGACGGATAGCCGGCGCCGTCGCAGGATGATTGCCTGGCTACAACCAACCCGTGCGCGGCACCATGCCTGGAAGAGATGGAGGACACCGGCCATCCGCGCTCGCTTATCCTTCGATGAGACGATGGACTTCGGCGAAGACACCGGCCCGCCCAACGTCGAGGACAATGCCGATCGGATGCCGTTCCAGTTCACCGGCAAACTAGTGCTCTGTCACAGCTTAATTTTCGGGTAGAGTGACTTGAGTTTACCGCGGGCTTCTTTGACTTTCATCTGCCAGTCGACTCCGCGTTGGGTTCGGTTGACGTCGGTGGACCAAGCGGTGAGTTCGGACTGCAAGGTCGCCAGCTTGCCGAATCGGCGGCCTGCGACGCACTGCCGGGTCAGCGAACTCAGCTCGTTCTCGGCGATGTTCAACCAACTTCCATGCTTCAGCGTATGACAGAAGCGAAGGCGGCGGACCAAAGCTCGAGCACGCGCCGGCCGAAATGCCTCGTAGAACGCGCCGATCGTGTGAGTGTTTAGATTATCGCACACCAAGGTCACTGTAGGACACTTGCGATACCGCTCTTCCAGCAGGCGGGCCACTTCCATCGCCCAATCCAACTTCGTCTTGGAGGACCGCGCGGTCGCCTCGCGCCAGCCGGCCAGCGGCTCGGTGAACATAAAGATGCTCGCCGTGCCGGCCCGCTCATACTCGTAGTCAATGCGCTTCGCGTGCCGCCGCGTGGCGGAAATCGGTTGTCGCGTTTCCTTGATCAACTGCACCGGCTGTTCGTC comes from the Pirellulales bacterium genome and includes:
- a CDS encoding cupin domain-containing protein produces the protein MTLPYTLIQDVAHHAAPPENGTLSTTLHQDERLKTVLFHFSAGQELSEHTASTPAVMHFLAGEAEVTLGPDPITAQAGTWIHMPAQLPHSIRATTPVTMLLLLLKQPGHP
- a CDS encoding globin — encoded protein: MSGEPSDQQLPFDRVVASYHRARESGELFDTFYCLFLAKAAEIPPMFAHTDFPHQKLMLRESLLEMLMYSHTGAGREEIERLAERHRLLNVQPRHYELWLDALCEALAQHDPRFNAELAQVWRDAMRSGISLMAS
- the sdhB gene encoding succinate dehydrogenase iron-sulfur subunit; the encoded protein is MMQNGVPHLTQRHFEVRILRQDRPQESSYWERFRLPHEPGLNVTSVLQQIAAHPVTADGRSVAPIAYDANCLEEVCGSCTMLINGRVRQACSALVDRLLAADSDQIELRPMSKFPVIRDLVVARGRLFRALEKLHCWVEVDGYFDRGPGPRQSPLDQQQAYPLSTCMSCGCCLDACPQYRKIELTRRTGESADEFSARERTEFDLNFIGAHANSQVVLMNAHPTGRMTASQRLDALIAPGGIQNCGKAGNCQAVCPKEIPLMTSWGRAGRAATLHGLKKLLDG
- a CDS encoding cupin domain-containing protein; the encoded protein is MAIPHARPGEVIDVRPLGPGLTNAQTHTLIKTDTLEVIRIVMAAGKTLPSHAVAGEITVQCLEGRVEFYIDETKRELTAGSMLYLPGSSTHRLHALEDSSVLVTILL
- a CDS encoding class I SAM-dependent methyltransferase — encoded protein: MTARLTLARQPASYTAVERDANAADEVRRYLSGSQQKCIVASAEETGLPGASASVVYGEAMLSMQPASTKSRIVAEAARLLAPGGRYGIHELCLVPDEVDPQIADAIARELSGEIHVGVRPLRLKEWRELLGAAGLSVVSEHRAPMHLLEPARLVKDEGLLRAARFVWNVAWHAEARRRVLAMRKVFRRYRDHLCAVALVATKP
- a CDS encoding IS630 family transposase, translating into MTNRKIQYWVIPPDADAEFVACMEQVLDTYEKPYDPACPVLCMDEQPVQLIKETRQPISATRRHAKRIDYEYERAGTASIFMFTEPLAGWREATARSSKTKLDWAMEVARLLEERYRKCPTVTLVCDNLNTHTIGAFYEAFRPARARALVRRLRFCHTLKHGSWLNIAENELSSLTRQCVAGRRFGKLATLQSELTAWSTDVNRTQRGVDWQMKVKEARGKLKSLYPKIKL